The Brettanomyces bruxellensis chromosome 8, complete sequence genome segment AACACAAGGTATATCCGATCTACCTAAAAGAAAGTTTATGAAGATCGGAAAACCAGCCTACAGGATTAGTAAAGTCAGAGATCCCGTCACCCTAGAAAAAGGGCTCACGTTCCATTTGaaatatccaaaaattaaagatgaTATTACACCATGTTACAGACTAATGTCATCTTTTGAACAGGATGTTGAACCAAGCAATCCAAAATTCCAGTATGTTATTATCAGTGGTGAACCATATGAAAACATAGGATTTAAGATTCCTAGCTTTAAGGTTGATTTGAAGGCGGATAAAACATGGGAATTTTGGGACCGGGATACCAAGGAGTATTTTATTCAAATTCTTTTTACTAAATAAGCAAGATAGAGGCGTAAATgccaaatatattaatgATACAAACAATTTTATGTTGAAATTAAACTTGGCCATCATGAAATGACTTCATTAGTTGCTTTTGTgatttgatctttttcacGATTTCAGACTTATAAAGTTTGATATGTGATTCAAGTTTGTTCAATTCAAAATTAGCCTCTTTGCATTCAAACTCAAAACCACGCCTTAATTCTGCCATTCTACCTTTCCAACTTTCAATTTGCGCGCGCTTATTATCCGAATCAATCTCTTGATTCGCCTTTTTAGTTATTAATGTATCTAGTCTTTCTTGGTTGTCGTGaacctttttttccaatgaCCTCATTTTTTCAACATAGAAGTTGGTCAACTTCTGGATTCGGTCATCACTGTGCTGAAGCTGTCGTTTGGCTTGCGATATTCGAACAGAATAGTCTGCGATCAGATCATTACTATGTTCCATTCGATCCTTTAGTTCTTTCAATTTACTGTTCGAATCTTCATGCTTATTAACTTCAACCTGCGCAACATCTAAAAGCTTATTCAAGCTCCGAAATTCCTGGgtcaatatttgaaaagattcTAATGCAATCGCAACATTTTTCGATTTGCCCTCAAGCTCGTTTAATTTAAGCCGCTCTTCCTTTAGCGaatcttccatttttgaaataagCTCTCGTATCCCTTCTGGCGACTCTTTAATATAAGGTTGAATCTTTTCAAGCTCTTTTTCAGAGGCTTCGTATAAGGCACCTTGGGTTTCAAGCTCTTTAACCAAACTTGCCTTGCTGGACTTATACTTTGTATGTGCAGATGCTAGCCTTTGCTGACTTCTTTGGAGATTCTTCAACTTAGCTTCAAGCTCACTGCTGCTTTGATCGACACTTTCAGCAGTCAAGccattaatattttgttcATTTCTCAAAGATGCCACACGCTCTTGAATGTCCTCATAACTGCGATGttcatctttatattttataatAACATCATCACTGGATTCCAGTAGCTCATCACAATTACTCATCCTTTCTTCCCTAAATCGtgcaaaattaattattgcGCTTAAAATGATACGCACTCTGACGGGCTCTGGCTTGAAAATGTCCTTAATACTGAAATCGTCGACTCCACAGTCACACATAAATTTGTAGACGACGTGCTTGGCTGCAACAATATTCATAGCATTGTGCAAACTTTCCTCTTCCATAGAATCATTGATATGCGTTTCTTCTATTTGCTTGTGAAGCGTAAATGGTGATATATATAAGAATTTATCAATGATTTGTTCAATTAAGCTGTTCATAAAACTTGATGTTGGCTTTACCAAGGTATCTTCACTTATACCGAAGTCTAACGCGTCAAATACTTCGATTATCTCTGAAGCATCTAATATTGGAAATTTGTAGCGTGCTTTAGAAACGGTAGATGCCCTTGAAGTTCTGTATATTGCACTCGGACGTGCCATGATGCGAATAATGACTATTTGGTGAATTGTTACACCCGGATTTCCTGTGAAAGAACAGAGAAGATGAATgctcaaaaaataaaaactaAGGATGTTTCGCTTCTATTTGTTTACTAAGTATAATGTTAACCTCACTTTCGTTatcagtttttttttatttttttgaaaaaattgtagATCGGTATCAAATTGTCATTTAAAGAAAACATCATTTATCCGACATAGCATCGTAATCAATAGATATTAGCcaattaaataatattgATTCAGTGATTTCAAGATGTCACAGGGAAAGTGCATTtctgatgaaataaaaatgccACAGTTATATGGGGTTTACCTTCTCAGATctttgagaaagaagaactcTTTCTATATTGGATCAACTCCAGATCCATATAGAAGGCTTCGACAACATAACGGTGAACTTACAAGGGGAGGAGCCTATAGAACTAGACGAAATGGATTTAGACCTTGGAAAATGGTACTGTTTGTTTATGGCTTTCCATCGAATGTTAGTGCTCTCCAATTTGAACATGCATGGCAGCATGCATATCAAACAAGACATATTCCAGTGTGTAAGAGAAGACATAATGGGAAAAGACATACTGGAAGTGGAACTTCTGTGGATGAGAAACTAGCAAATTGTCGACTGCTTCTTTGCTCAGATTCGTTTAAAAGACTTGGGATTCAAATTGCTGTATTTGACAAAGAAATCTATCAAGTGTggatcaaaaataaatttcatattttgataCCAGATTATGTGCACATGAATATAAGAATGGAAGATTTACATACAGAAGAGGATAAAGACGATAATGATGCCTGCTTTATAAAAGGGGGAAATTATTTACAGATAAAGCAGTTTAAAGAAAGCGTTTATACCTCAGAGGAAGAGCTCAAATCGGATTCGATAGCGAAGACTAAGATGTCAAATATGACAAATAGTTGCTCTATTTGTGCCAAAGAAATCGATCAAAAGTTAGATCTTGTAGTGTACTGCATTTATAAAGACTGCTTGGCCACATATGATTTAAAATGCTGGGCACAATCCATGCTGAATGAGAAACAActaaatgaagaaaacaatgaaaaacaaaaacaaagtTCAATCAAGCCTATCATACCAATACGTGGACATTGCCTAAAATGCAAAAGGGtcaatttttggaatacAGTGATCCGGAACGCGTTACACGTAAAAGATGAGTTACAATCTACGCAATCTTCACAGTTagatgaataaaatcacATAGACCCAACGaagaattaaaaattaGAACACATAGAAGAGTACAatgttcaaaatttttataacaaaaaagaaaccaTGCTTTGTTTCAACGTTTGAAAGCTGcagtttcatttttctcagATTCTGTGGACTTCTCAGCCGGCTTAATTACCTCAGCATTAGAATTTTGCTCCGAGGAAGTATTCTCGTCAGTGGAACCATCAACGGATTCCGTACCTGTAGAAATCCTACCAGTTATAAGCTGTAGTACAGCAGACCAGAAACCGTAAATCAACGTGAAGAAACTCAAAAAAATCGAAGAGTACAAAACAGCCTCTCCTGGTCTATTTAACAGTGTGTGTATAGGATCGGAACTCAAGCTAAGAACATAAGCATTGGCTCCTCTGAGGAAGAGGACAACCTTAACGACAACTGAATCAAGCAAAGACGATATCCAAGAGTCATCATCTTTGGTAGAAGAAGCTGGCTTCTCTGGCTCATAATCGGATGAAGGTGCACTTGCTGCAGCTTCTTGTTGCTCTATTTTGAGCTTTGGAAGGAATGTTGAATTTCCAATATCTTCTGCTTCATCAATAGAGTGTCctaaatatatattgtcAAACAAAATGGAATCAGTCATTGTCCACAATTCAAATCCAATTGCCCCAATAGGTTCCAAATCCGCCGGAGTTCTGTCATCATAATAATCAGGATTCTGAATCAATCTTGGTTTCCATTCACCCTTATAATTTGGGTTTTTAACCATAGGAGGGAACCATTTCCCCTTAAACCTAGGGTTTCTAACCTTAGGGGCTTCCCAAGGACCACAACCATGATTTTCACAGTTTTGATTCTTGATTAATGGAGCTTTCCATTTAccatcctcatcatcatcccaATATTCAGGCTTTGTTGCCTCGGGGTCTGGTACTGAAGCAGGCATATCCTCATCCCAATCAGATGGTTTGATGGCAGTGGTATCTGGAATCATAAAAggttcatcttcatcccAGTCATCTGGTTTAGTTGCATTCGGATCCCTTACAAACTCCTCTTCCACCCAATCATCCGGCTTTTTGTCTTTCTTATCCACAACTTCTTTAGCTGGATTGATATCAAAGAAATGTTTATCAAATAAAGATCCTGCTCTGACGACATCACCATCAATTCTAATTTCAAATTCCTGGGTGGGCTTAAGTATCAGAGTGTACAAGACACTGGTCTTGACAATTCTAGCCATGGGTGGTACTTTTAAAACCTTTTCCTCATATTTTCCTGTAATTGggttttttcttttaaaaatgaaatgaacTTTGTTGGTCGAACCACATTTATCGGGGCCGAACATAATTTGATAAGGTGTCTCATCACTGAACTGTTCTGGAATAACATCTTGCGCATCCGCACTCAATAACTTGACATATGCCCCACCGCAGTTTAAACCCTTCTGCAATTTCACTTCATATTGTAAAACAAGTGTGCTATTTGTGTTgtcaaatactttttttaagGGAACACTAATAGCATGAAGTGCTGCCTCAGACTTAACAACTAGACCTTTGTCTCCCTTAAATCCGGCATTGACAGTGGACTCTTCAATTTCCCATTTTCCATTATAAGCCTTTCcgccatttttttttgcattggATGCTTTCCATTGATGCAAATTTGTATCAAATTGTTCGAAGAAAGAATCATCTGCTAGTACTTTGGTGTAAGGTTCAAACTGTGGATGAACAAttcctttctttgaattGACATTCGCATCAACAACTGATATTAACAGAGCCACTCCACCAAGAACAATTGGTGAAAgcttcatcttttcaaataagtcttctttatatatattggaAGTCTAAACTGTATGTAAATTTGCCATTCgaattctttttgaagaaaaataacataGAGTTGCGAGTGCGGGGACTTTATATACTCGCGCTTCGATAACCCGGCAATATGGAGAACGTGTaggagaggaagaaaaatccaGAAAACAGTTTTCCAGCGAATAATACAAATCGATACAAtccttaaaaaaaaaacatcaCACTACTGAAGTAACACAATTATTATAATCAGAAAACTTGATACAATCCTTATACACAACAAAGAAACATACTCACAATCTATTTCTCGTAAAGATTTTCGTGTACATGCCTTATTGCTATTCCAAGTCTTCTGGATCCTTCATAAAGATCTTCATATTCACCGGAAGCGTATGTTGCCCTGAACCCAGCCATCACCATATCATCTATCATAAACCAATGCCCTTTTGTTagatatattttctctttaagTGCTTGATCATAGACCAAATCTTCTAATTCTAGTGCCCATTCAGAATCATCTTCACTTCTGTCAAGTTTTGGAAACTTATCTAATTGAAGTTTAATCCATAAAAACATACCACTAGATGGCTTATTCCAGGAACATAATGATTTTGGAAGATACTTATCGAAAGCATCTAAAATGATATCTCTTCTACGACGATAATTTGcttgaatatattcaatCCACTGATGAAAACCTCGCTGCCTCCACTCTTGCATCAACATATAAACAATTAGTTGAGACGGAGCGGCTGCCGAATGAATGCTCAACTCATTCATCATAGTTAGCTttttaacaaaaaatttatttgcGGTAACAACACTGATTCTCATTCCtggcatcatcatcttgcTGAAGGAATCAATTCTTAATACACGCCCATCATTGTCGAACTTTAAAAGAGAAGGAACATTTTTAGCCGAAGGATCCAATTGTAAATGGAAATATGGATCATCTTCTACAACAAGAATATCATGCTTTTGGCAAATTTGTAACaaatctttctttctttgtatAGTCATAGTAATGCCAGAGGGATTTTGTCCAAAAGGCATGCAGTAATAAAATTTCGGCtttctatattttttggtaCGCTCGTCCTCATACCAATTCGTAAGAATCATATCAAGATCATTGACATCGACACCATCTGCATCCATTTTTACACCAAAGACTTTTAATCTTAATGGCTTACAGGATTCCAAGAAACAAGGATATGTCAATTCTTCCGCCAAAATGGTATCAATCTCTGGATCACAAATCATTCTGAGAATCTGATCAAAAGATAAGGTTGCACCTGACTGAATAAGGCAATCCCAGTCACGGAACGCAGGCTTGTGAAATTCTTCTATATGCCCATGTGTccattttttaaaataagTTGTTCCACTAGCAGACATATACTGACacatttgataaatttctGAGGCACCTTCCTTTGAATTggcatcatcttcattggAGCCAATAGCTGTTTTCTTAAAGTTTGAGTCAGGAGTTGTGTACTTAATGGACAATCCTTTCAATGGAAAACAGTCAGAATGTGGCATTCCGCATCCAAAAGATATGATATCTGGCCCACCGACTGTTTTCATAACAGAAGGATGCCGATTTTTTGCCTCAACACTTAAAAATCTATTCCAATCTTGCGTCATGGTTTTAATTCGACTTTGCTTTAGGATATAACAGCAGTAGGATCTTAGGACACAGGTACACTAAGATGACTGAAAGAAACTAAGTTTGacaattattatttatatctatattttttctttcattttagGGATAATTATTAGAATCTAGAAGGGAATTTGAGCAGGTTTATATACAGAAGGATAAGGGATACCATCCTTTTGTAAAATATACGCTGAATCCAATGgtaacaataaaaaattaataaaagtACCAGATTCAGTTAAGCGCGcaccttattttttcagctAATGGTATCTATCCCCGATCGAAAACCTTACGTTGACACGCTTTTAAACCTTCCAGCTTTTTTGAACAATAAACTTAAACTTATAAGTACCTTCgattattattcttttgctttaaaggaaaagaacgAAGATGGATACGATATAAGGCCACATCAAACGTAGcaatataaaatattatggAGGGGAATAACGCAGACGCTAATCGGCAagcattcattatttattatgaTAAAGATGCCTAACCGTTTTCCTATAACCGTACTGCTTTTTGGAAATTATATTAGTCTCATTTTACATTTATTCATAAATAGTGAGAGTAACACAAGAAGATGCGATCTGTCGGAGTAATTTCCCTTCATTTTCAGATACGAAGTTAACATTGCTACATTTAATTTGGGAGGAACTCAATCATAGATGACAGTATATTACATTTCCATACATTATATTATGTCGCAGCATCTCCTTTCAGAAAAAAGTCGTTATAATTTCGAATTTAGACAGAGTGCGTTTCACCGGAACGTTAGCCTCCTAGTCGCTGCCGACTTTTAATCCGCCTTCGCAATTTAACCATATCAccaaaattatatttccGTACAAGAATTTTATGTAGCACAGCCTTTCTCTAATGCCCTCGACACAACACACAATTcctaaattttattttttttctctggCTGTGGTTGTTGTGGTATTAGAGGCTGCAGAATTAAGAATATATCAACTATCGTTCATAGGTTCTGACAAGCTAGTTCCAAACTAGGTTTAACTGAATTCAAATAACGGGCATCGAGGGGCAgtgtatatattttatcaGAAATAAACCAAAAGGGTAAACTTTTGCATTCAGACTTTTCATTCGGTATTCAAGTATATTACATTTCTTATTCGCATCGGCTCGCAGACATCTAAAATGGCAgaaaaatcatcaaaagaATCTGTGTCGTTCTCTGTCGATCCTTTTTCCAACGAAAGAATATCAGGTCACAAATCGGTTGCAACAAATGATGCAACTGATAGCAGGAGTTCCAACACAGGAgcatttggcttttttAAAGGGTCTGCCTTTGCGAAGGCGGTGGCTTCAAACACAGAGCCtccaaaaaatttcaatgcTAACAGAAGAACCAGTGTTTCTGCCGAAGCAATGAATCCAAATAACTTTAAGGATGACTGGAAGGCACCTGTTCATCATCTTACACATGAACAATTGCAACGTTTAAACGATTCAGTTGtaaaaaactttttgttCAGTCAGTTGGACCAGGAGTCGCTAAAAACTATCATTTTTGCTTTGGAGGAAAAGCGGGTGAATAAAGGTGACGAGGTTATCAAACAGGGTGATCAGGGTGATTTTTTCTATGTTGTCGAGAAAGGCAAAGTTAGTTATTATGTTGATGGTAAAAAGGTGAATGATTCTTCAAAtggttcttcttttggtgAGCTAGCATTGATGTATAATTCACCTAGAGCTGCAACTGTTGTTGCCGAATCAGACTGTATACTGTGGGCATTGGATAGGATGACTTTTAGGAGGATCCTTTTGGAAAGAACTTCTAGGAAGAGAAGCATGTATGACCGCTTTTTAAAGGAGGTTCCATTATTGAAATCACTTTCATCATACGAAAGGTCAAAGTTGGCTGATGCTTTGAACACAGAAAACTATGTTGAAGGGAAGAATATTGTCACACAGGGAGAGGGTGGTGAgaatttctattttatcGAAAATGGTACGGCGGATGTTATCAAAGATGGTAAAGTTGTCCAAAAATTAAGGAAAGGTGATTATTTCGGAGAATTGGCTTTGCTCTATGATTCACCTAGACAGGCAACTGTTAAGGCTACCAGTTCTTTAAAAGTGGTGACATTAGGAAAAAGTGGTTTCCAGAGATTGTTGGGTCCTGCCGTCGAAGTTCTTAAACTTCAAGATCCtacaaaaaagatgaagtcaAATTGAGGCATGACATTATCAAGCTAAGAAATGCATGGAGCATTCTATAGTTTTATTGGATATATACATAACTGCGGGAAGCTTTTTCGAATAACCAACCTTCctgatctttttctttctatcactttacgtttttttttttttttttgcttcatttGTTTGCACCAATTAACTTTTACTATGCTTGGGGAAAAGTGACAACGTACAAGAAAAACACTCATAGCTTTATTGGAAGAGCAGCATGCTCAGgatataaataataaaagaacAATAACTTAAAGGCGCATTAAAAggagaaatcaaaagagatgaagataataaTAGGAAAGTGACAGTAAATCACATCGCACTTAAACACTTCTGAAAATGATTTTatccaaaaagaaagttcaaaatCTGCCTTCATGCGACAACTCCGGTGTAGAACTCTCTTTGAGAAAGCATCCAAGCAATTGAGCAAGTTGAGACAATCAAAGGACCAAATAGACCCTTGTCAAACTTGCAGCTTTTGTAGTAAAGCCATTCAGAGCCGAAATGCCATAAGGCAATACAATAAGAAGcaatgcaaatattataaaCATTAACATCATTGATATGGTAGGCAGCGAAGTAACGAATAATAGCAGAAATAAGAGTCCACGTACCAAAAGTACGTGCAGACAAAGGAGTGACCTCCTCAGGCTTGTTTGCATACACCTGCTTAGTTAATGCTAGATTAACGTAAGTCTGGACGGAGTTAAAAACAGAAACAATCGAAATGAAAAACAACCATTTTGGCAAGATACCTGGTGCAGTTGGTAAGTGCGTAGTTAGAGTATCAATGAGAGACATTGTTAAGACACAGCAAAGTGATCAACCTTAAAACCttataataaatatggaTAAGCGTTACAAAAACGTTCGAAGGTATATATttgcaagaagaaaaattcacatgtgtaagaaaaaaggagtGCCAGCTGGGCATCCAGATATAGGGCACATGAACTGGCAACAGGCAAGAGCTTTTCCTCGTATAGAATGTTTATGATTCCAAAATTTCGGACCAGAACCAGAATGTATGTATTGTTTTCCGGGAATcgtgaaaaaattttggtgCGGTATATGTGGGAGAGCAGTCCGACAAAGAAACACCTAAGTATTTCAACGACGCGTCGAGCGACTAAAAGCAACTTCTCATTGCCGGAATCTTTGGGTGATAAAGGATGAGGGAAAAGAAcggatatttttttgtgtaGTAGTCTATTTCGTCGACAAACCGATGAATAAACAACCACAAGAGTAAGCGTGGTGTATTAGTATATATCAgctataaaaaaaataaatacacGAACCGTTTGCTTAGAAACAAAAGATAATGGTATGTTTTAATTGTCTTTGGTCGTAAGGTAGAACATTGGTACTAACATTCCGATTTCCTTCAGTCGGATAAAGCATTTGATGCATCGCTAGATTTGTTGAGGCGTTTGAATCCCAAGAAGATATCCAAGAACCTTTTAAATCTTTGTCGACTTGAGCCAGAATTAGCGGAAGATCTTTTATCGTCAGTTGATACTCCATTGAAAATCCAGAAATGTGGAAAGACGGGCAAAAGCTACTTGTGCTGTGACTACAACAGAGATGGCGACTCTTATAGATCACCTTGGAGTAACCAATATTATCCTACAATTGGTGATGAGGATCAAGCGCCTCACCCAACTGCGTACTTGAGAACAATGGAAGAGTTTGCCAATGATTCTTTTGATATTTACAGGGATCTTTATTATGAGGGCGGGGAATCCAGTGTGTACTTTTGGGATAcggaagatgaagatgttaATCAAACTGGTGAAATCGGATTTGCTGGTGTAGTGTTACttaaaaagcaaattgATCCAACAAATCAAGGTAACGGTGGATGCTGGGATTCTATACACGTCTTTGAAGTTATTCCAGAGAATTCTGGTATAGCGACATACAAGTTAACTTCTACAGTCATTTTAGATCTTTCTACATCGCAGGATATGGACATGTTTTTGAGTGGAAACTTGACGAGGCAGAATGAGAAGAAGCTGAAGTACACTAGTGCCTCCTCTCATGTTGCGAACATTGGATCCGTAATAGAAGATACGGAGAGCAAATTAAGAAATATGCTTCAAGAAGTGTATTTCGATAAAACGAAGAGTATAATCGGAGATTTGAGATCAATTCAGACACTTAATGTTaaggaagatgaaagattAAGGCAAGAGACACTTATCAAGAAACTACGGCAGTTGTAAGTCagtatttaatattttcagagatttttctattaaagGCATTTACATAAAAACGCTTTCTTTAGGCTGTGATAAAATGTGGATGGGATTTGTTCCGTGGTTTAACGAAGTTATAAGTAATATGAAATCATTTTAACACATCCGTACATCATAAATAATTTGTATGTCGCTCACATATTCGGGGGACTGCTCATCCGGATTTTCCAAAGGATCTTATTCATTTATACTATAAACATTTGTCATTAGCATATATTTGGGAACTAAGCACACCATTTTTAAGTTTAAATCTACTGTAACTACATAGAGTAGTGAGTGATTTAATTAAAGGAGGAGTATCTAAACCAAGTCAAAAGTACATTATGGTTGTGAGCATTTCACGGGTTTACGCCGATGTGAATGAGCACAAACCTAAGTCATATTGGGATTACGAGAATCTCTCTATATCTTGGGGAACACAGAAAAGTTATGAGGTTACAAGGAAAGTGGGTAGAGGAAAATATTCAGAGGTTTTTGAGGGTTGTGAAATGGGTACAGGAAATAAGATAATAATTAAGGCACTTAAGccaataaagaagaagaagatcaagaaggaGATAAAAATTTTACAGGATTTGGCAGGGGGACCACAGATAGTGGAACTTTTAGATGTTGTGAGGGATCCAATATCGAAAACACCGGCACTGATATTTGAATACGTTAATAATATGGATTTTAAGGTTCTCTATCCACAACTCACAGATATGGAAGTTCGTTTCTACATGTATAAATTACTGGAGGCAATAAATTATGCACATTCAATGGGTATAATGCATAGAGATATTAAGCCTCACAATGTTATGATTGATCGTGCGCATAAGAAGTTGAGACTTATTGACTGGGGATTGGCTGAGTTTTACCATCCAGGAATGGATTACAACGTTAGAGTAGCATCTAGATACTTTAAAGGTCCAGAACTACTGGTCGATTATCGATTTTATGATTACTCTTTAGATATATGGTCATTCGGTGCAACATTTGcttcaataatttttaaaaaagaaccttttttttatggGAAATCCAATACCGACCAACTTGTTCAGATCGCTCGTGTTCTCGGAACTGACGATCTATACAAATATTTAGACAAATACGGCTTGAAGCTGGGACAACAATATGCTGATCTTGGCCATTATATTCGTAGGCCATGGAAACGTTTTGTTAATGATGGTAACAAAAATTTAGTAAGTGATGAGGCCATTGATTTGATAGACAAAATTCTTCGTTACGACCATCAAACAAGACTTACCGCCAAAGAATGCATGATGCATGCATACTTTGATCCGATTCGATCAGTTCTCAAATTGTCAAAGTAGAAATAGAGGTACAGAGAAATCTTAGAAGTTTTAATTGCATAAACTCATCTCTGCGGTGATAATTAATCAATAATATGTATACTCATTTCGTATCTGAAATCGGGGGATGAAATCTCCGTATAATATCGTTTCTTTCGAAACCATAAATATTAAACTCTACTCATCGCAAtgagatattttttgtgCCTCAGAAAGTATCGTAAAGGAGTGGCCGTTCTAATAACCATAAGAAAAACTTGTATCTTATATATACACCTATCAGAGAGCAAAATCGCTTTGTATTGCTCATCCATTGCAGCCAAGTCGACCAAGTTCTTTAATACCCAACATAAAATATTCTGACATGAAGAAATAGATCTAAACCTTGAAGGATAAGT includes the following:
- a CDS encoding uncharacterized protein (BUSCO:EOG092653YS), which translates into the protein MDYNNRIGSKKGSGGIAGDAETNQYRKERLRKLLLSKVDIEADPYVIRNHMGVLECKLCFTTHFSEGSYLTHTHGRKHQFNLMKRVEAEKRSSSANEDKTQGISDLPKRKFMKIGKPAYRISKVRDPVTLEKGLTFHLKYPKIKDDITPCYRLMSSFEQDVEPSNPKFQYVIISGEPYENIGFKIPSFKVDLKADKTWEFWDRDTKEYFIQILFTK
- a CDS encoding uncharacterized protein (SECRETED:SignalP(1-20)); translation: MKLSPIVLGGVALLISVVDANVNSKKGIVHPQFEPYTKVLADDSFFEQFDTNLHQWKASNAKKNGGKAYNGKWEIEESTVNAGFKGDKGLVVKSEAALHAISVPLKKVFDNTNSTLVLQYEVKLQKGLNCGGAYVKLLSADAQDVIPEQFSDETPYQIMFGPDKCGSTNKVHFIFKRKNPITGKYEEKVLKVPPMARIVKTSVLYTLILKPTQEFEIRIDGDVVRAGSLFDKHFFDINPAKEVVDKKDKKPDDWVEEEFVRDPNATKPDDWDEDEPFMIPDTTAIKPSDWDEDMPASVPDPEATKPEYWDDDEDGKWKAPLIKNQNCENHGCGPWEAPKVRNPRFKGKWFPPMVKNPNYKGEWKPRLIQNPDYYDDRTPADLEPIGAIGFELWTMTDSILFDNIYLGHSIDEAEDIGNSTFLPKLKIEQQEAAASAPSSDYEPEKPASSTKDDDSWISSLLDSVVVKVVLFLRGANAYVLSLSSDPIHTLLNRPGEAVLYSSIFLSFFTLIYGFWSAVLQLITGRISTGTESVDGSTDENTSSEQNSNAEVIKPAEKSTESEKNETAAFKR
- a CDS encoding uncharacterized protein (BUSCO:EOG092655IF) — translated: MSLIDTLTTHLPTAPGILPKWLFFISIVSVFNSVQTYVNLALTKQVYANKPEEVTPLSARTFGTWTLISAIIRYFAAYHINDVNVYNICIASYCIALWHFGSEWLYYKSCKFDKGLFGPLIVSTCSIAWMLSQREFYTGVVA